In a single window of the Rhodamnia argentea isolate NSW1041297 chromosome 2, ASM2092103v1, whole genome shotgun sequence genome:
- the LOC115737455 gene encoding protein CDI has protein sequence MMNGAVNGATMKNSLEKPFKIFIGYDPREDLAYEVCRYSILKRSSIPVDIIPIKQSELRKNGLYWRERGKLESTEFSFSRFLTPHLANYDGWAMFVDCDFLYLGDIKELRGLADDKYAVMCVQHDYTPKETTKMDGAVQTVYPRKNWSSMVLYNCGHPKNKVLTPEVVNAQTGAYLHRFQWLDDSEIGSIPFVWNFLVGHNKVVENDPSTFPKAIHYTLGGPWFEAWKNCEFGDLWTKESEEYQKQDKSKVE, from the coding sequence ATGATGAATGGTGCTGTTAATGGCGCTACTATGAAGAATTCACTTGAGAAGCCCTTCAAGATCTTCATCGGGTACGATCCACGCGAGGACCTTGCTTATGAGGTCTGCCGCTACTCTATTCTGAAGAGATCATCCATTCCTGTTGACATTATCCCCATCAAGCAATCTGAATTGAGGAAGAATGGCTTGTATTGGCGGGAGAGGGGGAAGCTCGAGAGCACCGAGTTCTCATTTTCTCGGTTCTTGACTCCACATCTGGCTAATTATGATGGTTGGGCTATGTTTGTGGACTGTGATTTTCTCTACTTAGGGGACATCAAAGAATTGAGGGGCCTGGCGGATGATAAATATGCAGTAATGTGTGTTCAACATGATTACACGCCTAAAGAGACCACAAAGATGGATGGAGCCGTGCAAACGGTGTATCCCAGGAAAAACTGGTCTTCAATGGTACTGTATAATTGTGGACATCCCAAAAACAAGGTGTTGACACCTGAGGTGGTGAATGCCCAGACAGGTGCTTATTTGCACAGGTTTCAGTGGCTTGATGACAGTGAGATTGGCTCGATACCGTTTGTGTGGAATTTCCTTGTGGGGCATAACAAGGTAGTCGAAAATGATCCCAGTACGTTCCCTAAAGCCATACATTACACCCTTGGAGGTCCGTGGTTTGAAGCTTGGAAGAACTGTGAGTTTGGAGATTTATGGACCAAAGAATCCGAAGAGTATCAGAAGCAGGACAAATCCAAAGTAGAATAG